In the genome of Curtobacterium sp. MCLR17_036, the window TCGGTCGGGCGACGCGCGTGCCCGTGACGGCGACCGCAGCGGTGCCGCGGGAGCTCGCCGAGGCGGCGGAGGAGTCCTCGACCGTTCCCCAGGTCTGGCACTCGCCGCAGCGGCCGACCCACTTCACGCTGGTCCAGCCGCACTCGGTGCATCGGTAGAGGGACTGCGGGCGCGCCATGACGTCGAGGTTAGGGGGTGCCGCCGACATCACCCGACGGGCCGGCGGGCTGCTGTCGAGCGGATTGCGCTCGGTTGTCGTGCTGGTCGGGCTCGGCTTGCTCGTCGTGCTGGGCGGGGGCGGCTTGCTCGTCTGACTGTCGGTCTCGGTGTTGGTCCGGGTTCGCGTCGGTGGCGCGCTCGTGCTCGTGCTCGTGCTCGTCGTGTGTCGCCGATGCCGTCATCCGCTGGCGGAGTCGTTCGACCGGGCCGGGGCTCTGCCGCCCCGCGTGGTCGAGGGCCTCGGCGCCCTCCGTGTCCTGCTCGGCGCGGGCGTTGGCGACGGCGCCTGCCTCACGCCCGAGGGTCTCGGCCTCGCGAGCAGAGAGGTAGTGCCGGATCGCCGCGACGGTGTCCACCCGGGCGTCGACCGACGGCTCGAACGCACTCGCCCAGATCTCGTACCCGCGGTCGTTCGGGTGGAACAGGTCCCCGTAGCTGTTGAAGAACGTGCGCCGCAGCCCGACCCGCTTCGTGATGGTGTGCAGCGGTGCCACCGTCAACCCGAACTCGGCGGCCACCCGGTGCACGATCTCGTTCGCCACCGCCACCTTGCGCTCCCGGTCCGGCACGAACATGCACGGCAGTTCGGCGACCACCGTGTGCGACGGCACGGCACCGTAGATCGCCCGGATGTTCCGCTCGAACTTGCCCGGGTCGAAGTCGGCGATGTCGTTCGCACCGATCGACACCGTGCAGACGTCGGGGGAGTACTGCTGCAGCTTCGGGAGCTGGTCACGCTTCGCACCCCAGGTCGTCGAGCCCGAGACGCTGAGGTTCACCACCCGCACCGACATGCGGGAGCGGTGCCGGATGCGCCGGGCGAGCAGGCCCACGTACCCGCGGGACGGAGCGGTCGCGCCCACGCCCTGTGCGGCCGAATCACCGATCGCCAGGTAGAGGAGCTGCCCCTCGTGCTGCTGGCGTTCGCGCCACCAGTCGGCGTGCACGGGGAGCATGTCCACCACGCGTTGGGCGGCGGCACGCTGACCCTTCACACCGGCGCGGGTACCGAGGGCGGCGCTGCCGGCGACGAGCAGGCCCCCGCCGATCGAGGACACCAGGGCGATGAGCGTGCGGGACTTCATGCCGAGGACGGTACGCCGCAACGCTTCGTCCTCGGCGGAGGTGCTGCGCGGATGTGGAGAGTGCCCTGGATGCAACCGCTTGTGGAGGGACGGCCGACCGCGGGTGGCGG includes:
- a CDS encoding SGNH/GDSL hydrolase family protein; protein product: MKSRTLIALVSSIGGGLLVAGSAALGTRAGVKGQRAAAQRVVDMLPVHADWWRERQQHEGQLLYLAIGDSAAQGVGATAPSRGYVGLLARRIRHRSRMSVRVVNLSVSGSTTWGAKRDQLPKLQQYSPDVCTVSIGANDIADFDPGKFERNIRAIYGAVPSHTVVAELPCMFVPDRERKVAVANEIVHRVAAEFGLTVAPLHTITKRVGLRRTFFNSYGDLFHPNDRGYEIWASAFEPSVDARVDTVAAIRHYLSAREAETLGREAGAVANARAEQDTEGAEALDHAGRQSPGPVERLRQRMTASATHDEHEHEHERATDANPDQHRDRQSDEQAAPAQHDEQAEPDQHDNRAQSARQQPAGPSGDVGGTP